In the genome of Monodelphis domestica isolate mMonDom1 chromosome 2, mMonDom1.pri, whole genome shotgun sequence, one region contains:
- the KLHDC9 gene encoding kelch domain-containing protein 9, with product MAAAQGPSWAWRPVARDPLLARAFHSCTVLRGRFYVVGGLPYGGAHEPLGDAVTFDPAAGRTSRAGGPDGPRRSHHDAACVGGRWLCVVGGWDGSRRVAAVAALDAERGVWEVWSAAPGNSPPAGLSSHTCTRLSDHELRVAGREGGTRTQRRYGSVYTLRVDPTARTYSYREEGCHTASRSGHCAALLHTGGSHPGHQLLLFGGCNSPEPDVAGHWSRDQIQEEPVVASGLTEKLSRLVSSEQGTLQGPRGLRHHSCSVVGPFAVLFGGETLTRARDTICNDLYIYDTRKPRRRWFHFPCADRRMKRVGHRTCLWDDQLYLVGGFGEDGKTASPDVYTLELTI from the exons ATGGCCGCTGCCCAGGGCCCGAGTTGGGCCTGGAGACCGGTAGCAAGGGATCCGCTCCTGGCCCGGGCATTCCACTCATGCACCGTGCTGCGGGGACGGTTCTACGTGGTCGGGGGCCTGCCGTACGGGGGCGCGCACGAGCCCCTCGGGGACGCGGTGACCTTTGACCCAGCAGCGGGCCGGACCTCCCGGGCGGGAGGCCCCGACGGGCCCCGGCGCAGCCACCACGATGCGGCGTGCGTGGGCGGTCGCTGGCTGTGTGTAGTGGGCGGCTGGGACGGGTCCCGGCGAGTGGCGGCCGTAGCCGCCCTAGATGCCGAGCGTGGGGTTTGGGAGGTATGGTCTGCGGCCCCGGGCAACAGCCCCCCTGCTGGCCTCAGCAGCCACACCTGCACCCGCCTATCGGACCACGAGCTGCGTGTGGCCGGCCGCGAGGGCGGCACTCGCACCCAGCGCCGCTACGGCAGCGTCTACACCCTGCGCGTGGACCCCACTGCGCGCACCTACAG TTACCGAGAAGAAGGCTGCCACACGGCCTCACGCTCGGGGCACTGTGCCGCGCTGCTCCACACCGGCGGCTCCCACCCGGGCCACCAGCTCCTGCTCTTCGGGGGCTGCAACTCCCCTGAGCCCGACGTGGCCGGGCACTGGAGTCGGGACCAGATCCAG GAAGAGCCAGTTGTTGCCTCTGGGCTAACAGAAAAGCTTTCCAGGCTAGTCAGCAGTGAGCAGGGGACCCTGCAGGGGCCCCGGGGTCTTCGGCACCATTCCTGTTCCGTGGTGGGGCCCTTTGCCGTGCTGTTTGGTGGAGAAACCCTGACCAGAGCTCGGGACACCATCTGCAATGACCTTTACATCTATGACACTC GCAAACCAAGGCGGCGCTGGTTCCACTTTCCCTGTGCAGATCGAAGAATGAAACGGGTAGGCCATAGAACCTGCCTCTGGGATGACCAGCTCTATCTAGTTGGGGGCTTTGGTGAGGATGGCAAGACTGCGAGTCCAGATGTTTATACATTGGAACTAACTATCTGA
- the PFDN2 gene encoding prefoldin subunit 2 isoform X1, translating into MAESSNRCNKSSGSGAGNAGKGAVSAEQVVAGFNRLRQEQRGLASKAAELEMELNEHSLVIDTLREVDPTRKCYRMVGGVLVERTVKEVLPALEGNKEQIQKIIETLTQQLQAKGRELNEFREKHNIRLMGEDEKPAAKDNGEGSGAKASSAGVLVS; encoded by the exons ATGGCGGAGAGTAGCAACCGGTGCAACAAGAGTAGCGGCAGTGGCGCCGGCAACGCGGGCAAGGGGGCAGTGTCGGCGGAGCAG GTGGTTGCTGGCTTCAACCGCCTTCGGCAAGAACAGAGGGGCTTGGCATCCAAAGCAGCTGAGTTAGAAATGGAGTTGAATGAGCACAG cCTAGTGATTGATACGCTGAGAGAGGTGGACCCAACCAGGAAGTGCTATCGAATGGTTGGTGGAGTGCTGGTGGAGCGAACTGTCAAAGAGGTGCTGCCTGCCTTGGAGGGTAACAAGGAGCAG ATTCAGAAGATCATCGAGACACTGACCCAGCAGCTTCAAGCAAAGGGAAGGGAGTTGAATGAGTTCAGAGAGAAACATAATATTCGGTTAATGGGAGAAGATGAGAAGCCAGCGGCCAAGGACAATGGGGAGGGCTCTGGGGCCAAGGCCAGCTCAGCTGGTGTGCTAGTCTCCTAA
- the PFDN2 gene encoding prefoldin subunit 2 isoform X2 — protein sequence MTPGKDLRPPGQDQAPSSESHVVAGFNRLRQEQRGLASKAAELEMELNEHSLVIDTLREVDPTRKCYRMVGGVLVERTVKEVLPALEGNKEQIQKIIETLTQQLQAKGRELNEFREKHNIRLMGEDEKPAAKDNGEGSGAKASSAGVLVS from the exons ATGACTCCAGGAAAGGACCTGAGACCACCTGGGCAGGACCAGGCCCCTTCCTCTGAAAGCCAC GTGGTTGCTGGCTTCAACCGCCTTCGGCAAGAACAGAGGGGCTTGGCATCCAAAGCAGCTGAGTTAGAAATGGAGTTGAATGAGCACAG cCTAGTGATTGATACGCTGAGAGAGGTGGACCCAACCAGGAAGTGCTATCGAATGGTTGGTGGAGTGCTGGTGGAGCGAACTGTCAAAGAGGTGCTGCCTGCCTTGGAGGGTAACAAGGAGCAG ATTCAGAAGATCATCGAGACACTGACCCAGCAGCTTCAAGCAAAGGGAAGGGAGTTGAATGAGTTCAGAGAGAAACATAATATTCGGTTAATGGGAGAAGATGAGAAGCCAGCGGCCAAGGACAATGGGGAGGGCTCTGGGGCCAAGGCCAGCTCAGCTGGTGTGCTAGTCTCCTAA
- the NIT1 gene encoding deaminated glutathione amidase isoform X3, translating to MAPKLQYLIAGGERGSCGSLSCIPVDSGSMLSVTLRNPRKCLFLLHSASRLPGLSLFRNSRRPGTMAVSTLNRGLPLVAVCQVTSTPDKEQTFAACSGLVREAAKLGACLAFLPEAFDFIARDPAETLQLSEPLGGDLVSRYAQLARECGLWISLGGFHERGQDWEQTQRIYNCHVLLDNKGSIVATYRKTHLCDVELPGQGSMCESNSTAPGPTLGSPISTPAGKVGLAICYDLRFPELSLALAQNGAEILTYPSAFGSVTGPAHWEVLLRARAIETQCYVVAAAQWGQHHEKRGSYGHSMVVDPWGVVVARCSEGPGLCLAHIDLAYLRQVRQHMPVAQHRRPDLYGNLGRPDL from the exons ATGGCACCAAAACTTCAATACCTTATAGCGGGAGGCGAGAGAGGGAGCTGCGGATCGCTATCCTGTATCCCCGTAGACTCTGGCTCCAT GTTAAGCGTCACCCTCCGGAACCCGAGAAAGTGCCTGTTCCTGTTGCACTCTGCATCCAGGCTTCCTGGTCTCTCACTGTTCCGGAACTCACGCAG aCCTGGGACCATGGCTGTCTCCACTCTTAATAGAGGTTTGCCTCTAGTGGCAGTGTGCCAGGTGACATCAACACCAGATAAGGAACAAACTTTTGCAGCCTGCTCAGGACTAGTTCGGGAGGCTGCCAAGTTGGGTGCCTGCCTGGCCTTCTTGCCTGAGGCCTTTGACTTCATTGCACGTGATCCTGCAGAGACACTCCAGCTGTCAGAGCCACTAGGTGGGGATCTTGTGAGTCGATATGCCCAACTGGCCAG GGAATGTGGACTCTGGATATCCCTTGGTGGTTTTCATGAACGGGGCCAAgactgggagcagactcagcgaATCTATAATTGTCATGTGCTCCTGGACAACAAAG GATCTATTGTGGCCACATATAGAAAGACTCACCTCTGTGATGTGGAACTTCCAGGACAGGGATCCATGTGTGAGAGCAACTCTACTGCACCTGGGCCCACTCTTGGATCACCTATCAGTACACCAGCCGGCAAG GTAGGCCTGGCCATCTGCTATGACCTGCGTTTTCCAGAGCTCTCCCTTGCCTTGGCCCAGAATGGTGCTGAAATTCTCACCTACCCTTCAGCCTTTGGCTCAGTCACAGGCCCAGCCCACTGGGAG GTGCTGCTCCGGGCTCGAGCCATAGAGACACAGTGCTATGTGGTTGCAGCAGCACAGTGGGGACAGCACCACGAAAAAAGAGGGAGTTATGGACACAGTATGGTGGTAGATCCCTGGGGAGTTGTGGTCGCACGCTGTTCTGAGGGGCCAGGTCTCTGCCTTGCCCACATTGACCTGGCCTATCTGCGACAAGTACGCCAGCATATGCCTGTGGCCCAGCACCGAAGGCCTGACCTGTATGGCAATTTAGGTCGACCAGATCTTTGA
- the NIT1 gene encoding deaminated glutathione amidase isoform X1, whose amino-acid sequence MAPKLQYLIAGGERGSCGSLSCIPVDSGSMLSVTLRNPRKCLFLLHSASRLPGLSLFRNSRRPGTMAVSTLNRGLPLVAVCQVTSTPDKEQTFAACSGLVREAAKLGACLAFLPEAFDFIARDPAETLQLSEPLGGDLVSRYAQLARECGLWISLGGFHERGQDWEQTQRIYNCHVLLDNKGSIVATYRKTHLCDVELPGQGSMCESNSTAPGPTLGSPISTPAGKVLLRARAIETQCYVVAAAQWGQHHEKRGSYGHSMVVDPWGVVVARCSEGPGLCLAHIDLAYLRQVRQHMPVAQHRRPDLYGNLGRPDL is encoded by the exons ATGGCACCAAAACTTCAATACCTTATAGCGGGAGGCGAGAGAGGGAGCTGCGGATCGCTATCCTGTATCCCCGTAGACTCTGGCTCCAT GTTAAGCGTCACCCTCCGGAACCCGAGAAAGTGCCTGTTCCTGTTGCACTCTGCATCCAGGCTTCCTGGTCTCTCACTGTTCCGGAACTCACGCAG aCCTGGGACCATGGCTGTCTCCACTCTTAATAGAGGTTTGCCTCTAGTGGCAGTGTGCCAGGTGACATCAACACCAGATAAGGAACAAACTTTTGCAGCCTGCTCAGGACTAGTTCGGGAGGCTGCCAAGTTGGGTGCCTGCCTGGCCTTCTTGCCTGAGGCCTTTGACTTCATTGCACGTGATCCTGCAGAGACACTCCAGCTGTCAGAGCCACTAGGTGGGGATCTTGTGAGTCGATATGCCCAACTGGCCAG GGAATGTGGACTCTGGATATCCCTTGGTGGTTTTCATGAACGGGGCCAAgactgggagcagactcagcgaATCTATAATTGTCATGTGCTCCTGGACAACAAAG GATCTATTGTGGCCACATATAGAAAGACTCACCTCTGTGATGTGGAACTTCCAGGACAGGGATCCATGTGTGAGAGCAACTCTACTGCACCTGGGCCCACTCTTGGATCACCTATCAGTACACCAGCCGGCAAG GTGCTGCTCCGGGCTCGAGCCATAGAGACACAGTGCTATGTGGTTGCAGCAGCACAGTGGGGACAGCACCACGAAAAAAGAGGGAGTTATGGACACAGTATGGTGGTAGATCCCTGGGGAGTTGTGGTCGCACGCTGTTCTGAGGGGCCAGGTCTCTGCCTTGCCCACATTGACCTGGCCTATCTGCGACAAGTACGCCAGCATATGCCTGTGGCCCAGCACCGAAGGCCTGACCTGTATGGCAATTTAGGTCGACCAGATCTTTGA
- the NIT1 gene encoding deaminated glutathione amidase isoform X2 codes for MAVSTLNRGLPLVAVCQVTSTPDKEQTFAACSGLVREAAKLGACLAFLPEAFDFIARDPAETLQLSEPLGGDLVSRYAQLARECGLWISLGGFHERGQDWEQTQRIYNCHVLLDNKGSIVATYRKTHLCDVELPGQGSMCESNSTAPGPTLGSPISTPAGKVGLAICYDLRFPELSLALAQNGAEILTYPSAFGSVTGPAHWEVLLRARAIETQCYVVAAAQWGQHHEKRGSYGHSMVVDPWGVVVARCSEGPGLCLAHIDLAYLRQVRQHMPVAQHRRPDLYGNLGRPDL; via the exons ATGGCTGTCTCCACTCTTAATAGAGGTTTGCCTCTAGTGGCAGTGTGCCAGGTGACATCAACACCAGATAAGGAACAAACTTTTGCAGCCTGCTCAGGACTAGTTCGGGAGGCTGCCAAGTTGGGTGCCTGCCTGGCCTTCTTGCCTGAGGCCTTTGACTTCATTGCACGTGATCCTGCAGAGACACTCCAGCTGTCAGAGCCACTAGGTGGGGATCTTGTGAGTCGATATGCCCAACTGGCCAG GGAATGTGGACTCTGGATATCCCTTGGTGGTTTTCATGAACGGGGCCAAgactgggagcagactcagcgaATCTATAATTGTCATGTGCTCCTGGACAACAAAG GATCTATTGTGGCCACATATAGAAAGACTCACCTCTGTGATGTGGAACTTCCAGGACAGGGATCCATGTGTGAGAGCAACTCTACTGCACCTGGGCCCACTCTTGGATCACCTATCAGTACACCAGCCGGCAAG GTAGGCCTGGCCATCTGCTATGACCTGCGTTTTCCAGAGCTCTCCCTTGCCTTGGCCCAGAATGGTGCTGAAATTCTCACCTACCCTTCAGCCTTTGGCTCAGTCACAGGCCCAGCCCACTGGGAG GTGCTGCTCCGGGCTCGAGCCATAGAGACACAGTGCTATGTGGTTGCAGCAGCACAGTGGGGACAGCACCACGAAAAAAGAGGGAGTTATGGACACAGTATGGTGGTAGATCCCTGGGGAGTTGTGGTCGCACGCTGTTCTGAGGGGCCAGGTCTCTGCCTTGCCCACATTGACCTGGCCTATCTGCGACAAGTACGCCAGCATATGCCTGTGGCCCAGCACCGAAGGCCTGACCTGTATGGCAATTTAGGTCGACCAGATCTTTGA
- the DEDD gene encoding death effector domain-containing protein isoform X3, with amino-acid sequence MAGLKRRASQVWPEERGEQEHGLYSLHRMFDIVGTHLTHRDVLQLLRIITRHDLLPYVTLKRRRAVCPDLVDKYLEETSIRYVTPRAHSNPEPGPPQTPKSVPPHYPVVCCPNAGQQMCIKRPIRGRATLVSQRKRRKSVTPDPKEKQTCDIRLRVRAEYCQHETALQGNVFSNKQDPLERQFERFNQANTILKSRDLGSIICDIKFSELTYLDAFWRDYINGSLLEALKGVFITDSLKQAVGHEAIKLLVNVDEEDYELGRQKLLRNLMLQALP; translated from the exons ATGGCGGGACTAAAGCGTCGGGCTAGCCAGGTGTGGCCCGAGGAGCGGGGAGAGCAGGAGCATGGACTGTACAGTCTACACCGCATGTTTGACATCGTGGGCACCCACTTGACGCACCGAGAT GTGCTGCAGCTGCTACGAATCATCACCCGACATGACCTGCTGCCCTATGTCACACTCAAGAGGAGGCGGGCTG TGTGCCCAGACCTTGTAGACAAATACCTGGAGGAAACGTCAATCCGTTACGTGACCCCCAGAGCCCACAGTAACCCAGAGCCGGGACCTCCCCAAACCCCTAAATCAG TGCCTCCCCACTATCCTGTGGTGTGCTGCCCCAATGCTGGCCAACAGATGTGCATCAAACGGCCAATCCGAGGGAGAGCCACACTTGTAAGTCAGCGGAAGCGCCGGAAGTCTGTGACACCAGACCCCAAGGAGAAACAGACCTGTG ACATCAGGCTTCGGGTGAGGGCCGAGTACTGCCAGCATGAGACGGCTCTGCAGGGCAATGTCTTCTCAAATAAGCAGGACCCACTTGAACGCCAGTTTGAGCGTTTCAACCAGGCCAACACCATCCTCAAATCCCGAGACCTGGGTTCCATCATCTGTGACATCAAGTTCTCTGAGCTCACCTACCTCGATGCCTTCTGGCGCGACTATATCAACGGCTCCCTCCTGGAAGCGCTCAAAGGTGTCTTCATCACAGACTCACTTAAACAGGCCGTGGGCCATGAGGCTATCAAGCTGCTGGTGAATGTGGATGAGGAGGACTATGAGCTGGGCCGACAGAAACTCCTGAGGAACTTGATGCTGCAGGCACTGCCCTGA
- the DEDD gene encoding death effector domain-containing protein isoform X4, with translation MAGLKRRASQVWPEERGEQEHGLYSLHRMFDIVGTHLTHRDVLQLLRIITRHDLLPYVTLKRRRAVPPHYPVVCCPNAGQQMCIKRPIRGRATLVSQRKRRKSVTPDPKEKQTCDIRLRVRAEYCQHETALQGNVFSNKQDPLERQFERFNQANTILKSRDLGSIICDIKFSELTYLDAFWRDYINGSLLEALKGVFITDSLKQAVGHEAIKLLVNVDEEDYELGRQKLLRNLMLQALP, from the exons ATGGCGGGACTAAAGCGTCGGGCTAGCCAGGTGTGGCCCGAGGAGCGGGGAGAGCAGGAGCATGGACTGTACAGTCTACACCGCATGTTTGACATCGTGGGCACCCACTTGACGCACCGAGAT GTGCTGCAGCTGCTACGAATCATCACCCGACATGACCTGCTGCCCTATGTCACACTCAAGAGGAGGCGGGCTG TGCCTCCCCACTATCCTGTGGTGTGCTGCCCCAATGCTGGCCAACAGATGTGCATCAAACGGCCAATCCGAGGGAGAGCCACACTTGTAAGTCAGCGGAAGCGCCGGAAGTCTGTGACACCAGACCCCAAGGAGAAACAGACCTGTG ACATCAGGCTTCGGGTGAGGGCCGAGTACTGCCAGCATGAGACGGCTCTGCAGGGCAATGTCTTCTCAAATAAGCAGGACCCACTTGAACGCCAGTTTGAGCGTTTCAACCAGGCCAACACCATCCTCAAATCCCGAGACCTGGGTTCCATCATCTGTGACATCAAGTTCTCTGAGCTCACCTACCTCGATGCCTTCTGGCGCGACTATATCAACGGCTCCCTCCTGGAAGCGCTCAAAGGTGTCTTCATCACAGACTCACTTAAACAGGCCGTGGGCCATGAGGCTATCAAGCTGCTGGTGAATGTGGATGAGGAGGACTATGAGCTGGGCCGACAGAAACTCCTGAGGAACTTGATGCTGCAGGCACTGCCCTGA
- the DEDD gene encoding death effector domain-containing protein isoform X1, which translates to MAGLKRRASQVWPEERGEQEHGLYSLHRMFDIVGTHLTHRDVRVLSFLFVDVIDDHERGLIRSGRDFLLALERQGRCDESNFRQVLQLLRIITRHDLLPYVTLKRRRAVCPDLVDKYLEETSIRYVTPRAHSNPEPGPPQTPKSVPPHYPVVCCPNAGQQMCIKRPIRGRATLVSQRKRRKSVTPDPKEKQTCDIRLRVRAEYCQHETALQGNVFSNKQDPLERQFERFNQANTILKSRDLGSIICDIKFSELTYLDAFWRDYINGSLLEALKGVFITDSLKQAVGHEAIKLLVNVDEEDYELGRQKLLRNLMLQALP; encoded by the exons ATGGCGGGACTAAAGCGTCGGGCTAGCCAGGTGTGGCCCGAGGAGCGGGGAGAGCAGGAGCATGGACTGTACAGTCTACACCGCATGTTTGACATCGTGGGCACCCACTTGACGCACCGAGATGTGCGtgtcctctccttcctttttgttGATGTAATCGACGACCACGAGCGTGGCCTCATTCGAAGTGGACGAGATTTCTTGTTGGCACTGGAGCGCCAGGGCCGATGTGATGAAAGTAACTTTCGACAGGTGCTGCAGCTGCTACGAATCATCACCCGACATGACCTGCTGCCCTATGTCACACTCAAGAGGAGGCGGGCTG TGTGCCCAGACCTTGTAGACAAATACCTGGAGGAAACGTCAATCCGTTACGTGACCCCCAGAGCCCACAGTAACCCAGAGCCGGGACCTCCCCAAACCCCTAAATCAG TGCCTCCCCACTATCCTGTGGTGTGCTGCCCCAATGCTGGCCAACAGATGTGCATCAAACGGCCAATCCGAGGGAGAGCCACACTTGTAAGTCAGCGGAAGCGCCGGAAGTCTGTGACACCAGACCCCAAGGAGAAACAGACCTGTG ACATCAGGCTTCGGGTGAGGGCCGAGTACTGCCAGCATGAGACGGCTCTGCAGGGCAATGTCTTCTCAAATAAGCAGGACCCACTTGAACGCCAGTTTGAGCGTTTCAACCAGGCCAACACCATCCTCAAATCCCGAGACCTGGGTTCCATCATCTGTGACATCAAGTTCTCTGAGCTCACCTACCTCGATGCCTTCTGGCGCGACTATATCAACGGCTCCCTCCTGGAAGCGCTCAAAGGTGTCTTCATCACAGACTCACTTAAACAGGCCGTGGGCCATGAGGCTATCAAGCTGCTGGTGAATGTGGATGAGGAGGACTATGAGCTGGGCCGACAGAAACTCCTGAGGAACTTGATGCTGCAGGCACTGCCCTGA
- the DEDD gene encoding death effector domain-containing protein isoform X2 encodes MAGLKRRASQVWPEERGEQEHGLYSLHRMFDIVGTHLTHRDVRVLSFLFVDVIDDHERGLIRSGRDFLLALERQGRCDESNFRQVLQLLRIITRHDLLPYVTLKRRRAVPPHYPVVCCPNAGQQMCIKRPIRGRATLVSQRKRRKSVTPDPKEKQTCDIRLRVRAEYCQHETALQGNVFSNKQDPLERQFERFNQANTILKSRDLGSIICDIKFSELTYLDAFWRDYINGSLLEALKGVFITDSLKQAVGHEAIKLLVNVDEEDYELGRQKLLRNLMLQALP; translated from the exons ATGGCGGGACTAAAGCGTCGGGCTAGCCAGGTGTGGCCCGAGGAGCGGGGAGAGCAGGAGCATGGACTGTACAGTCTACACCGCATGTTTGACATCGTGGGCACCCACTTGACGCACCGAGATGTGCGtgtcctctccttcctttttgttGATGTAATCGACGACCACGAGCGTGGCCTCATTCGAAGTGGACGAGATTTCTTGTTGGCACTGGAGCGCCAGGGCCGATGTGATGAAAGTAACTTTCGACAGGTGCTGCAGCTGCTACGAATCATCACCCGACATGACCTGCTGCCCTATGTCACACTCAAGAGGAGGCGGGCTG TGCCTCCCCACTATCCTGTGGTGTGCTGCCCCAATGCTGGCCAACAGATGTGCATCAAACGGCCAATCCGAGGGAGAGCCACACTTGTAAGTCAGCGGAAGCGCCGGAAGTCTGTGACACCAGACCCCAAGGAGAAACAGACCTGTG ACATCAGGCTTCGGGTGAGGGCCGAGTACTGCCAGCATGAGACGGCTCTGCAGGGCAATGTCTTCTCAAATAAGCAGGACCCACTTGAACGCCAGTTTGAGCGTTTCAACCAGGCCAACACCATCCTCAAATCCCGAGACCTGGGTTCCATCATCTGTGACATCAAGTTCTCTGAGCTCACCTACCTCGATGCCTTCTGGCGCGACTATATCAACGGCTCCCTCCTGGAAGCGCTCAAAGGTGTCTTCATCACAGACTCACTTAAACAGGCCGTGGGCCATGAGGCTATCAAGCTGCTGGTGAATGTGGATGAGGAGGACTATGAGCTGGGCCGACAGAAACTCCTGAGGAACTTGATGCTGCAGGCACTGCCCTGA